The Acidimicrobiia bacterium nucleotide sequence CTTGCCCAGTCACGAGTTGTCCGATGGTCGGCCGATACGGCGGGTGGTCTCGATCCCTGCGAGCCGTGCGAGGTTCGTACCGAGGAACCCTGCCCGCATCTCGTCGGTGATCTCCGGGTACCCGTAGTTGCGTTGCAGTTCGTCGGGAATCTGGAGGTGACGAACCCAGTCGACCACCCGTTTGGTGTCGACGAACGGCAGATCGAGCCCGAGCACGATCTTGTGGGGCTCGACCCACTGGAGCGCCGTGCCGATCGCGTGGTAGCCGCGGTAGGGCGAGCGTTCGTACCACCCCACGATGCCCGACAGGCTGAGGTGGAGGTTCTCGTGCTTGGCCGCGAGCCCGATGACCTCCTCGGTGTGGGGCCACGCCATGTGGTAGGCGATCATCGTGAGCTCGGGGAAGTCGAGCAACACCCGGTCGAGGGTGTCGGGATGGGTGTGGGCGCTCGGCTGCGGGCAGACGTAGGACATCCCGGTGTGGACCGTGAGAGGGATGTCGAGCTCGCAGGCCTTCTCGTAGAACGGCCACATCCGCCTGTCGTCGAGTGGCGCCAGGTCCTCGGGTTGGTAGACCTTGCACAGACGCGCGTCGTATTCGGTGACCAGGTGCTCGAGTTCCCACACCGCGTTCTCGACACCACGACGCAGGATGGGCCCGACCATCGCCTCGAGGTACATGCGCCCGGGGTAGGGCTTGATCTGGTCGATCATGAACTGGTTCGTCGACAGCGGCATCGTGGCCCCGCTGATGTCCATCATGCCTTCGCGCAGGCAGAAGCACACGTCGACCTCGGCCTCGTCCATGTACCCGATCAGCGTCTCCGCGATCGGAGGAGGCCGCTTCTCCGCGAGGTCGATACCCGACCAGGCCCGGAGAACCCCCTGCACGCTCGCCCACCAACGCTTCGTGTTGGGGTAGTAGTTGCTGATCTCGGCGAGGGTCGCCGGATTCATGAAGTGGCATTCCGACAGCGCCACGAAATGGTCGTCGCTCATCACGCCTCCCGGGTTCCGCGTCGGTCGTCGGCCTGCACCTGATCGCGGGCTTTGCGGATCAGCTCCCAGACGCGTTTCGGCGCTGCGGGCACCTCGTGCGCCCGTGTGCCGAGCGGAGCCAACGCGTCGTTGACGGCGCACATCACCGCGGCCGGCGTGGTGTGGATCGGGCCTTCGCCGCACCCTTTGGCCCCGAGCGGTGTGAAGGGTGACGGCGTCACGACCTCCACCTTCTCGGTCGGGGGTACGTCGTTGATCGTGGGCATCAGGTAGTCCATGAAGCTCGCGGTGAGCGGCTGACCCTCGTCGTCGTAGACGTACTCCTCGAAGAGAGCGGCCCCCACCCCCTGCGCCACACCGCCATCCGTCTGACCGTCCACGACGACCGGGTTGAGGCGCGTGCCGCAGTCGTCGGCGATGCAGTAGCGGACGATATCGACCATACCGGTGTCGGGATCGATCTCCACGACCACGACATGCACCGCCTGAGCCGCGGTGAGATAGCTCTTGGCCCGTCCCTCCTCGTCGGCCGCCGTGCGCCCCGGAGCGGTCCACACGTGGGTGGCCTCGGGACGGGGATCGATGTCGGGTGGCAACAGATCGCTGCGCGCCAGCATCGTGGCCGCCACCTTCGGCAGGCTCATCTCGGCTCCGGGCTTGCCCTTGACCACGAACATGCCGTCGCGCAGCTCGACGTCGACCCGTTCGGCTTGCGTCAACGCCGCCGTGACAGCGCACATCTTCTCCGAGAGACGTTCGCACGCACCGAGCACGGCGCCCGTGATGGCCACACCCAAACGGCTGCCGCCCGGGCCGAACGACGGTGGCGCCGACTGGGTGTCGAGCTGGACCACGCGCACGGCGTCCATCTCCACAGCGAAGAAGTCGGCCACGAGCTGACTGACCAGCGTGTACTGGCCCTGACCCTCGAGCGAGAATCCGACGCGCACCGTGATCATCCCCATGACGTCGACGCTGACGGTCGCACCCTCGGGCACTCCCGTCTGCGGCAGTCCGACGATCGCGTAGGCGTTCCAGTCGAACACACCGGGCTCGATGGCGCTCGCCACCCCGACACCCATGATGCGCCCCTGCTCGCGCGCCTCGCGCTGGCGCTCGCGTAGCTCGCGGTAGCCCGCCAGGTCGAGTGCCGCGTCGAGCACCTCCTCGTAGCTCCCGCTGTCGTACTCGTTGCCGCTCGGGATCGTGTAGGGGAACTGATCCGGGCGAATGAAGTTCCGGCGTCGGAACTCCACCGGGTCGATGGCCAGACCCCGCGCCGCGATGTCGATCATCTGTTCGAGGACGAAGAAGTGCGGCGGCGGGCCCATCCCCCGGTAGGGGCTCGCCGGCAACTTGTTGGTCGCCACGAGGGTGAGGTCGTAGCGGGCGACCGGGATCGTGTAGGGCCCGGTGAAGGCCGCGAGCGGCTTGGCGGCGCTGATCGCCCCGTAGCCCTCGCCGGAGGCGCCGAGGTCGTCGATCAACCTCACCTCGAGGCCGGTGACGAGGCCGTCCCCGTCGACGGCCAGCGACGCCTCGTAGTGCCGATCCCAGGCCTGGCTGCCACCGGAGGTGAGGTACTCGACGCGGTCCTCGATCCACTTGACGGGCCGACCCCCCGCCTTGCGGGAGAGCATGCTGACGACGTCGGTACAGCGACCGCCTCCCTTCCCACCGAAGCTCCCACCGTGTGGATGGCTCTTCACGTTCACC carries:
- a CDS encoding xanthine dehydrogenase family protein molybdopterin-binding subunit, which translates into the protein MVTEIPKRPEDLPTSALRWVGRRVRRTEDPALLTGRTEFIGDVVLPRMLHAAILRSPFAHARIKSVDTSQAEALPGVVAVVTGDDARAWSNPARSAPEGWGTHCLATHKTHFAGEPVAAVAATSRYVAEDALELIEVDYEPLEAVTDPFAAMEADSPLVIEENDTNVMMHRVFTWGEVDDAFAEAAHVFTEKFRWNRVGANPTETYGCVCEWDPLSLELTVRGSIQSPAFFGLGRAATLGIPSNKVNVKSHPHGGSFGGKGGGRCTDVVSMLSRKAGGRPVKWIEDRVEYLTSGGSQAWDRHYEASLAVDGDGLVTGLEVRLIDDLGASGEGYGAISAAKPLAAFTGPYTIPVARYDLTLVATNKLPASPYRGMGPPPHFFVLEQMIDIAARGLAIDPVEFRRRNFIRPDQFPYTIPSGNEYDSGSYEEVLDAALDLAGYRELRERQREAREQGRIMGVGVASAIEPGVFDWNAYAIVGLPQTGVPEGATVSVDVMGMITVRVGFSLEGQGQYTLVSQLVADFFAVEMDAVRVVQLDTQSAPPSFGPGGSRLGVAITGAVLGACERLSEKMCAVTAALTQAERVDVELRDGMFVVKGKPGAEMSLPKVAATMLARSDLLPPDIDPRPEATHVWTAPGRTAADEEGRAKSYLTAAQAVHVVVVEIDPDTGMVDIVRYCIADDCGTRLNPVVVDGQTDGGVAQGVGAALFEEYVYDDEGQPLTASFMDYLMPTINDVPPTEKVEVVTPSPFTPLGAKGCGEGPIHTTPAAVMCAVNDALAPLGTRAHEVPAAPKRVWELIRKARDQVQADDRRGTREA
- a CDS encoding amidohydrolase family protein translates to MSDDHFVALSECHFMNPATLAEISNYYPNTKRWWASVQGVLRAWSGIDLAEKRPPPIAETLIGYMDEAEVDVCFCLREGMMDISGATMPLSTNQFMIDQIKPYPGRMYLEAMVGPILRRGVENAVWELEHLVTEYDARLCKVYQPEDLAPLDDRRMWPFYEKACELDIPLTVHTGMSYVCPQPSAHTHPDTLDRVLLDFPELTMIAYHMAWPHTEEVIGLAAKHENLHLSLSGIVGWYERSPYRGYHAIGTALQWVEPHKIVLGLDLPFVDTKRVVDWVRHLQIPDELQRNYGYPEITDEMRAGFLGTNLARLAGIETTRRIGRPSDNS